One window from the genome of Nitrosospira multiformis encodes:
- a CDS encoding efflux RND transporter periplasmic adaptor subunit codes for MAVPRHYKNKFRSSWVIHSKLVIALVMGVALGACGKSDQAASQSQAGMALPVSVVEVQPTSVPISAEAVAQTEGAKEVEIRPRVGGILLKRLYEEGTAVKAGQPMFQIDPVPYQNALAQARAQLAEQKARIKQAEREENRLRDLLDTQAISQREYDNAASDSAIVSAALQQAEARLRDAELNLSYTTVTAPVSGISGRFQFSEGALVEANASLLTTLVQLSPIWVRFSLSDSELAQLGGHLNEENVQHVVLVLPDGTEYEKKGKLNFAASQINPALGTQQLRATFENTDQRLLPGQFVRARVITGERDGVFLVPQVAVQTSDLGKSVYVMNEKNEATVRPVVAGRWIGKDWVILEGLKAGDKVIVDNIIKLRPGTLVSSHAPGGAPAAPLVEAPAQSPAQSDPDKQT; via the coding sequence GGTAATGGGCGTTGCGTTGGGCGCATGCGGCAAAAGCGATCAGGCGGCCAGCCAATCTCAGGCCGGCATGGCGCTTCCTGTCAGCGTGGTTGAAGTACAGCCCACCAGCGTGCCGATCAGTGCCGAAGCCGTTGCACAAACCGAAGGCGCCAAGGAAGTCGAAATACGGCCACGCGTTGGCGGCATTTTGCTCAAACGCCTGTATGAAGAAGGCACCGCGGTAAAAGCGGGTCAGCCCATGTTTCAGATTGATCCCGTACCCTATCAAAATGCCCTGGCCCAGGCAAGGGCGCAACTTGCTGAACAAAAAGCCCGTATCAAGCAGGCCGAGCGGGAAGAAAACCGTTTGCGTGATTTGCTGGATACGCAGGCTATCAGTCAGCGTGAGTATGACAACGCCGCCTCTGACAGTGCAATCGTCAGCGCTGCCTTACAACAGGCCGAAGCACGTTTACGCGACGCCGAGCTCAATCTTTCTTATACCACCGTGACAGCGCCGGTAAGCGGTATATCGGGCCGCTTCCAATTCTCCGAGGGCGCACTCGTGGAAGCCAACGCCAGCCTGCTGACCACGCTGGTTCAGCTATCACCCATATGGGTGCGCTTCAGTCTTTCCGACAGTGAACTGGCACAGCTTGGTGGCCACCTGAATGAAGAAAATGTACAACACGTTGTGCTGGTATTGCCAGACGGGACGGAATACGAAAAGAAAGGCAAGCTGAATTTTGCCGCCAGCCAGATCAACCCGGCGCTGGGTACACAACAGTTACGCGCGACATTTGAAAACACCGATCAGCGGCTGCTGCCAGGACAATTTGTCCGTGCACGCGTCATCACGGGTGAACGCGATGGGGTCTTTCTCGTCCCCCAGGTTGCGGTGCAGACATCCGATCTGGGTAAAAGTGTCTATGTAATGAATGAGAAAAACGAGGCGACGGTACGACCGGTAGTGGCGGGCCGCTGGATAGGCAAGGATTGGGTGATTCTTGAGGGACTCAAAGCCGGTGACAAGGTTATTGTCGATAACATTATCAAACTGCGTCCCGGTACGCTTGTGTCATCCCATGCGCCAGGAGGAGCGCCTGCGGCACCGTTGGTTGAAGCCCCTGCTCAATCCCCTGCCCAGTCCGACCCTGATAAGCAGACGTAG